One genomic window of Megachile rotundata isolate GNS110a chromosome 12, iyMegRotu1, whole genome shotgun sequence includes the following:
- the Ada gene encoding adenosine deaminase-like protein isoform X1, whose protein sequence is MNLEAFCQSLPKLELHAHLNGSMSTNTLEKLYKMQNPNLEEDKNVVMNIDNFSSLSECFKVFDIAHSLTVTPKAVFCSTYETIKEFKEENVIYLELRSTPRAINGQMTKREYVESIIEAFRKCEVDFPSILVKLLISVNRKQGYEIAKENVELAIEYFKKYPRYIVGLDLSGDPMTGDPFLELLEKARTAGLKVSAHCAEISNETETVDILEFKPDRLGHCTCIHPDLQGSVRLFDMLLNSKIPVELCLTSNVQCKTVPSYAFHQFKYLYEAGHPVCLCTDDKGVFRTSLSREYEIAGTTFALSRKDLVNLCMSSVQYAFATSEEKNILSSKIEIFDRNVRDVIN, encoded by the exons ATGAATTTAGAAGCTTTTTGTCAGTCCTTACCAAAACTG GAACTTCATGCTCATCTGAATGGATCAATGAGTACAAATACtttagaaaaattatataaaatgcaAAATCCTAATTTAGAAGAAGATAAAAATGTAGTTATGAATATTGATAATTTCTCATCATTAAGCGA gtgTTTTAAAGTATTTGATATAGCACATTCATTAACAGTAACACCGAAAGCTGTGTTTTGTTCTACTTATGAAACGATTAAGGAATTCAAAGaagaaaatgtaatatatttagAACTTAGAAGTACACCTCGTGCTATCAATGGGCAAATGACAAAACGAGAATACGTGGAATCTATTATAGAAGCATTTCG GAAATGCGAAGTAGATTTTCCAAGCATACTTGTAAAGTTACTGATATCTGTTAATCGTAAACAAGGGTATGAAATTGCGAAAGAAAATGTAGAATTGGCTATAGAGTATTTTAAGAAATATCCCAGATACATTGTAGGACTTGATCTTAGCGGAGATCCAATGACAGGTGATccatttttagaattattagaaaaagcTAGAACAGCTGGTTTAAAAGTTTCGGCTCATTGTGCAGag ATTTCAAACGAAACAGAAACGGTGGATATTCTTGAATTTAAGCCAGATAGATTAGGACATTGTACTTGTATTCATCCAGATTTACAAGGATCAGTTCGACTGTTCGATATGCttcttaattcaaaaattcctgtaG AGTTATGTTTAACATCAAACGTTCAGTGTAAAACAGTACCATCTTATGCGTTCCATCAGTTCAAATATTTGTACGAAGCTGGACATCCTGTTTGTCTTTGT ACAGATGATAAAGGCGTTTTTCGTACGTCTTTATCGCGAGAATACGAAATAGCTGGTACAACGTTTGCTCTGTCGCGCAAAGATCTCGTGAATCTCTGTATGTCGTCTGTGCAGTATGCATTTGCGACATCAGAAGAAAAAAACATTTTATCATCGaagattgaaatatttgatCGTAATGTACGCGATGTTATAAATTAA
- the Ada gene encoding adenosine deaminase-like protein isoform X3 translates to MCFKVFDIAHSLTVTPKAVFCSTYETIKEFKEENVIYLELRSTPRAINGQMTKREYVESIIEAFRKCEVDFPSILVKLLISVNRKQGYEIAKENVELAIEYFKKYPRYIVGLDLSGDPMTGDPFLELLEKARTAGLKVSAHCAEISNETETVDILEFKPDRLGHCTCIHPDLQGSVRLFDMLLNSKIPVELCLTSNVQCKTVPSYAFHQFKYLYEAGHPVCLCTDDKGVFRTSLSREYEIAGTTFALSRKDLVNLCMSSVQYAFATSEEKNILSSKIEIFDRNVRDVIN, encoded by the exons AT gtgTTTTAAAGTATTTGATATAGCACATTCATTAACAGTAACACCGAAAGCTGTGTTTTGTTCTACTTATGAAACGATTAAGGAATTCAAAGaagaaaatgtaatatatttagAACTTAGAAGTACACCTCGTGCTATCAATGGGCAAATGACAAAACGAGAATACGTGGAATCTATTATAGAAGCATTTCG GAAATGCGAAGTAGATTTTCCAAGCATACTTGTAAAGTTACTGATATCTGTTAATCGTAAACAAGGGTATGAAATTGCGAAAGAAAATGTAGAATTGGCTATAGAGTATTTTAAGAAATATCCCAGATACATTGTAGGACTTGATCTTAGCGGAGATCCAATGACAGGTGATccatttttagaattattagaaaaagcTAGAACAGCTGGTTTAAAAGTTTCGGCTCATTGTGCAGag ATTTCAAACGAAACAGAAACGGTGGATATTCTTGAATTTAAGCCAGATAGATTAGGACATTGTACTTGTATTCATCCAGATTTACAAGGATCAGTTCGACTGTTCGATATGCttcttaattcaaaaattcctgtaG AGTTATGTTTAACATCAAACGTTCAGTGTAAAACAGTACCATCTTATGCGTTCCATCAGTTCAAATATTTGTACGAAGCTGGACATCCTGTTTGTCTTTGT ACAGATGATAAAGGCGTTTTTCGTACGTCTTTATCGCGAGAATACGAAATAGCTGGTACAACGTTTGCTCTGTCGCGCAAAGATCTCGTGAATCTCTGTATGTCGTCTGTGCAGTATGCATTTGCGACATCAGAAGAAAAAAACATTTTATCATCGaagattgaaatatttgatCGTAATGTACGCGATGTTATAAATTAA
- the Ada gene encoding adenosine deaminase-like protein isoform X2, producing the protein MNLEAFCQSLPKLELHAHLNGSMSTNTLEKLYKMQNPNLEEDKNVVMNIDNFSSLSECFKVFDIAHSLTVTPKAVFCSTYETIKEFKEENVIYLELRSTPRAINGQMTKREYVESIIEAFRKCEVDFPSILVKLLISVNRKQGYEIAKENVELAIEYFKKYPRYIVGLDLSGDPMTGDPFLELLEKARTAGLKVSAHCAEISNETETVDILEFKPDRLGHCTCIHPDLQGSVRLFDMLLNSKIPVELCLTSNVQCKTVPSYAFHQFKYLYEAGHPVCLCMIKAFFVRLYRENTK; encoded by the exons ATGAATTTAGAAGCTTTTTGTCAGTCCTTACCAAAACTG GAACTTCATGCTCATCTGAATGGATCAATGAGTACAAATACtttagaaaaattatataaaatgcaAAATCCTAATTTAGAAGAAGATAAAAATGTAGTTATGAATATTGATAATTTCTCATCATTAAGCGA gtgTTTTAAAGTATTTGATATAGCACATTCATTAACAGTAACACCGAAAGCTGTGTTTTGTTCTACTTATGAAACGATTAAGGAATTCAAAGaagaaaatgtaatatatttagAACTTAGAAGTACACCTCGTGCTATCAATGGGCAAATGACAAAACGAGAATACGTGGAATCTATTATAGAAGCATTTCG GAAATGCGAAGTAGATTTTCCAAGCATACTTGTAAAGTTACTGATATCTGTTAATCGTAAACAAGGGTATGAAATTGCGAAAGAAAATGTAGAATTGGCTATAGAGTATTTTAAGAAATATCCCAGATACATTGTAGGACTTGATCTTAGCGGAGATCCAATGACAGGTGATccatttttagaattattagaaaaagcTAGAACAGCTGGTTTAAAAGTTTCGGCTCATTGTGCAGag ATTTCAAACGAAACAGAAACGGTGGATATTCTTGAATTTAAGCCAGATAGATTAGGACATTGTACTTGTATTCATCCAGATTTACAAGGATCAGTTCGACTGTTCGATATGCttcttaattcaaaaattcctgtaG AGTTATGTTTAACATCAAACGTTCAGTGTAAAACAGTACCATCTTATGCGTTCCATCAGTTCAAATATTTGTACGAAGCTGGACATCCTGTTTGTCTTTGT ATGATAAAGGCGTTTTTCGTACGTCTTTATCGCGAGAATACGAAATAG
- the Alg-2 gene encoding apoptosis-linked gene-2 isoform X3, with the protein MSFVSPMPSREFLWDVFQRVDKDRSGAISADELQQALSNGTWTPFNPETVRLMIGMFDKNQNGTVNFEEFGALWKYVTDWQNCFRSFDRDNSGNIDRDELKTALTNFGYRLSDQIINTLIRKYDRAGHGTIYFDDFIQCCVVLYTLTAAFRQLDTDLDGVITIHYEQFLGMVFNLKI; encoded by the exons ATGTCTTTTGTATCACCTATGCCAAGTCGTGAATTTTTGTGGGATGTATTTCAAag AGTGGATAAAGATAGATCTGGGGCAATTAGTGCAGATGAATTGCAGCAGGCTCTTTCAAATGGAACTTGGACACCATTTAATCCGGAAACTGTTCGTTTAATGATTG GTATGtttgataaaaatcaaaatgGAACAGTCAATTTTGAAGAGTTTGGAGCCTTGTGGAAATATGTAACAGATTGGCAAAATTGCTTCCGATCGTTTGATCGAGATAACAGTGGAAATATTGATAGAGATGAACTAAAAACAGCTCTTACAAATTTTGGATATCGATTATCAGATCAAATTATAAATACTCTTATACGTAAATACGACAGAGCTGGGCATGGGACTATATATTTTGATGATTTTATCCAGTGTTGTGTAGTGTTATAT ACTCTTACTGCTGCTTTTAGACAGTTGGATACAGATTTAGATGGTGTTATTACAATTCACTATGAACAGTTCCTGGGCATGGTATTCaatctcaaaatataa
- the Alg-2 gene encoding apoptosis-linked gene-2 isoform X2: MSFVSPMPSREFLWDVFQRVDKDRSGAISADELQQALSNGTWTPFNPETVRLMIGMFDIDKNDPDSSGMFDKNQNGTVNFEEFGALWKYVTDWQNCFRSFDRDNSGNIDRDELKTALTNFGYRLSDQIINTLIRKYDRAGHGTIYFDDFIQCCVVLYTLTAAFRQLDTDLDGVITIHYEQFLGMVFNLKI; this comes from the exons ATGTCTTTTGTATCACCTATGCCAAGTCGTGAATTTTTGTGGGATGTATTTCAAag AGTGGATAAAGATAGATCTGGGGCAATTAGTGCAGATGAATTGCAGCAGGCTCTTTCAAATGGAACTTGGACACCATTTAATCCGGAAACTGTTCGTTTAATGATTG GTATGTTTGACATTGACAAAAATGATCCTGATTCTTCAGGTATGtttgataaaaatcaaaatgGAACAGTCAATTTTGAAGAGTTTGGAGCCTTGTGGAAATATGTAACAGATTGGCAAAATTGCTTCCGATCGTTTGATCGAGATAACAGTGGAAATATTGATAGAGATGAACTAAAAACAGCTCTTACAAATTTTGGATATCGATTATCAGATCAAATTATAAATACTCTTATACGTAAATACGACAGAGCTGGGCATGGGACTATATATTTTGATGATTTTATCCAGTGTTGTGTAGTGTTATAT ACTCTTACTGCTGCTTTTAGACAGTTGGATACAGATTTAGATGGTGTTATTACAATTCACTATGAACAGTTCCTGGGCATGGTATTCaatctcaaaatataa
- the Alg-2 gene encoding apoptosis-linked gene-2 isoform X1, producing MSFVSPMPSREFLWDVFQRVDKDRSGAISADELQQALSNGTWTPFNPETVRLMIVHFIDAGMFDIDKNDPDSSGMFDKNQNGTVNFEEFGALWKYVTDWQNCFRSFDRDNSGNIDRDELKTALTNFGYRLSDQIINTLIRKYDRAGHGTIYFDDFIQCCVVLYTLTAAFRQLDTDLDGVITIHYEQFLGMVFNLKI from the exons ATGTCTTTTGTATCACCTATGCCAAGTCGTGAATTTTTGTGGGATGTATTTCAAag AGTGGATAAAGATAGATCTGGGGCAATTAGTGCAGATGAATTGCAGCAGGCTCTTTCAAATGGAACTTGGACACCATTTAATCCGGAAACTGTTCGTTTAATGATTG TTCATTTTATTGATGCAGGTATGTTTGACATTGACAAAAATGATCCTGATTCTTCAGGTATGtttgataaaaatcaaaatgGAACAGTCAATTTTGAAGAGTTTGGAGCCTTGTGGAAATATGTAACAGATTGGCAAAATTGCTTCCGATCGTTTGATCGAGATAACAGTGGAAATATTGATAGAGATGAACTAAAAACAGCTCTTACAAATTTTGGATATCGATTATCAGATCAAATTATAAATACTCTTATACGTAAATACGACAGAGCTGGGCATGGGACTATATATTTTGATGATTTTATCCAGTGTTGTGTAGTGTTATAT ACTCTTACTGCTGCTTTTAGACAGTTGGATACAGATTTAGATGGTGTTATTACAATTCACTATGAACAGTTCCTGGGCATGGTATTCaatctcaaaatataa
- the Alg-2 gene encoding apoptosis-linked gene-2 isoform X4: protein MIVHFIDAGMFDIDKNDPDSSGMFDKNQNGTVNFEEFGALWKYVTDWQNCFRSFDRDNSGNIDRDELKTALTNFGYRLSDQIINTLIRKYDRAGHGTIYFDDFIQCCVVLYTLTAAFRQLDTDLDGVITIHYEQFLGMVFNLKI from the exons ATGATTG TTCATTTTATTGATGCAGGTATGTTTGACATTGACAAAAATGATCCTGATTCTTCAGGTATGtttgataaaaatcaaaatgGAACAGTCAATTTTGAAGAGTTTGGAGCCTTGTGGAAATATGTAACAGATTGGCAAAATTGCTTCCGATCGTTTGATCGAGATAACAGTGGAAATATTGATAGAGATGAACTAAAAACAGCTCTTACAAATTTTGGATATCGATTATCAGATCAAATTATAAATACTCTTATACGTAAATACGACAGAGCTGGGCATGGGACTATATATTTTGATGATTTTATCCAGTGTTGTGTAGTGTTATAT ACTCTTACTGCTGCTTTTAGACAGTTGGATACAGATTTAGATGGTGTTATTACAATTCACTATGAACAGTTCCTGGGCATGGTATTCaatctcaaaatataa